The Henckelia pumila isolate YLH828 unplaced genomic scaffold, ASM3356847v2 CTG_461:::fragment_3, whole genome shotgun sequence genome window below encodes:
- the LOC140871316 gene encoding probable methyltransferase PMT21 produces the protein MKNKDGKPTIHPHKSCRTFPMAVMLVGLCALSFYLGGFLCSQKDIYLTRAVDKAGGTSKETKTGPLQIKAATFPECPADFQDYTPCTDPKRWNKYSRHRFSFLERHCPPLFERKACLIAPPNGYKSPIRWPKSRDECWYRNVPYDWINRQKSNQHWLKKEGEKFLFPGGGTMFPNGVGPYVDLMQDLIPGIKDGTIRTAIDTGCGVASWGGDLLDRGVLTLSLAPRDNHEAQVQFALERGIPAILGIISTQRLPFPSNSFDMAHCSRCLIPWTEFGGIYLLEIHRILRPGGFWVLSGPPVNYENHWRGWNTTIEEQKSNYEKLQELLSSMCFKLYKKKDDIAVWQKLSDNSCYKKLEAPDNYPPKCDDGTEPDSAWYTSIRPCVVVPNPKYKKVALKSLPKWPERLHTAPERVSDVRGGSDGAFNHDDSKWKTRVKHYKKLLPALGTDKIRNIMDMNTMYGGLAAALIDAPSWVMNVVSSYALNTLATVYDRGLIGTYHDWCEAFSTYPRTYDLLHLDGLFTTESHRCEMKYVMLEMDRILRPNGYAIIRESSYFVDAVSTIAKGMRWSCRKEDTEYGVEKEKLLICQKKLWYSKTSSS, from the exons ATGAAGAACAAAGATGGAAAACCAACTATCCATCCTCATAAATCATGTAGGACGTTTCCTATGGCAGTAATGCTTGTTGGTCTATGCGCGCTTTCGTTCTACTTGGGCGGGTTCCTTTGTTCACAAAAGGACATTTATTTAACTCGGGCAGTTGATAAAGCAGGTGGGACTTCAAAGGAAACGAAAACAGGCCCTCTCCAGATCAAAGCTGCGACTTTTCCTGAATGCCCTGCAGATTTTCAAGATTACACGCCATGCACAGATCCGAAG AGGTGGAATAAGTACAGTCGTCACCGCTTTTCTTTTCTCGAACGTCATTGCCCTCCATTGTTTGAAAGGAAAGCATGCTTGATTGCCCCACCTAATGGTTACAAGTCACCTATCAGATGGCCAAAGAGCAGAGATGAATGTTGGTACAG GAATGTTCCATACGACTGGATTAACAGACAGAAATCGAATCAGCATTGGCTGAAGAAAGAAGGGGAAAAGTTCCTCTTTCCTGGTGGCGGCACTATGTTCCCTAATGGTGTCGGTCCTTATGTTGATTTGATGCAAGATCTGATTCCAGGAATAAAAGATGGAACAATTCGTACGGCTATTGATACAGGGTGTGGG GTTGCCAGTTGGGGAGGTGATTTGCTTGATCGTGGGGTTCTAACATTATCACTCGCCCCAAGAGATAATCATGAAGCTCAAGTTCAATTTGCACTGGAACGTGGAATACCAGCAATCTTGGGCATCATTTCGACACAACGGCTACCCTTCCCGTCAAACTCTTTTGACATGGCACATTGCTCAAGATGCCTTATTCCATGGACCGAATTCG GTGGAATTTACCTTCTAGAGATACACCGTATTCTCCGACCTGGTGGCTTTTGGGTACTTTCTGGCCCCCCTGTAAACTATGAGAATCATTGGAGAGGATGGAATACAACTATTGAAGAGCAGAAATCAAATTATGAAAAGCTGCAAGAATTACTATCCTCAATGTGTTTCAAATTGTACAAGAAGAAAGATGATATTGCCGTTTGGCAGAAATTATCTGACAATAGCTGCTACAAAAAGCTCGAGGCACCTGACAATTATCCTCCAAAGTGTGATGATGGTACTGAACCAGATTCAGCATGGTACACTTCAATTCGACCTTGTGTCGTAGTTCCTAACCCAAAATACAAGAAAGTAGCATTAAAATCCCTTCCCAAATGGCCCGAACGATTGCATACGGCTCCTGAGCGCGTTTCTGATGTTCGAGGTGGCAGTGACGGTGCTTTCAATCACGATGATAGTAAATGGAAGACACGAGTAAAGCACTACAAGAAGTTGCTCCCTGCACTTGGAACTGACAAGATACGAAACATCATGGATATGAACACGATGTATGGAGGTCTTGCTGCTGCTCTGATTGATGCTCCTTCGTGGGTTATGAATGTCGTCTCGTCCTATGCGTTAAATACACTAGCTACGGTGTATGATAGGGGCCTCATAGGAACATATCACGACTG GTGCGAGGCTTTTTCAACATATCCTCGAACTTATGATCTCCTTCATTTAGACGGCCTTTTCACCACTGAAAGTCACAG ATGTGAAATGAAATACGTTATGCTAGAGATGGATCGCATACTCCGGCCAAACGGGTATGCAATCATCCGGGAGTCGAGCTATTTTGTGGATGCTGTCTCTACTATAGCTAAAGGGATGAGATGGAGTTGTCGTAAAGAAGACACGGAATATGGCGTTGAAAAGGAAAAGCTCTTGATTTGCCAGAAGAAGCTATGGTACTCGAAGACAAGTTCATCATAA